One Eleginops maclovinus isolate JMC-PN-2008 ecotype Puerto Natales chromosome 22, JC_Emac_rtc_rv5, whole genome shotgun sequence DNA segment encodes these proteins:
- the sgpl1 gene encoding sphingosine-1-phosphate lyase 1 isoform X2, whose product MQAALSLSPGDQTGGSFSQCEQELDSVGLTMSPDSALEVYKEMVLLYLEEGRRQVNTHCSDLEPWQIIGVTVITTLGAVWIKGFLFQQESLPSRIKKLCFRLVRKIPFVGATIQSQLNKALDDMSASLCTLKEGMSYTKQLPSKGLSQSQVLDKIREYETLNDVKWENGCVSGAVYWGDESLTNLLVKVYGDFAWSNPLHPDIFPGVRKMEAEVVRMSCTLFHGGPNSCGTVTSGGTESILMACKAYRDMAYERGVKYPEILAPVSVHAAFDKAAHYFGMKLVHVPLDKKTMKVDVKAMRRAINKNTAMLVCSAPQFPHGIMDPVEEVAKLAVRYSLPLHVDACLGGFLIVFMAKAGYPLAPYDFRVKGVTSISADTHKYGYAPKGSSVILYSDKKYRHYQYFVAPDWQGGIYASPSVAGSRPGGIIAACWATMMHMGENGYIDATKKIISTARKIKTETSKIKGVFVFGDPEVSVVAIGSDVFDIFRLSNALTTKGWNLNTLQYPSSIHICCTVLHTQKGVADQFVSDVKEQVAIIMKNPKEKTTGMGAIYGMAQSIPDRSMVTEISRGFLDCLYSTEVSVSNTSHMNGNGKAHH is encoded by the exons TCAGACAGGCGGCAGCTTTAGTCAGTGTGAGCAGGAACTGGACTCTGTAGGTCTGACAATGTCTCCTGAT AGTGCCTTGGAGGTGTACAAGGAGATGGTGCTGCTGTACCTGGAGGAGGGCCGGCGGcaggtgaacacacactgctccGACCTGGAGCCATGGCAGATCATTGGCGTGACCGTCATCACCACTCTGGGAGCCGTCTGGATCAAAGGCTTCCTCTTCCAGCAAGAAA GTCTCCCGTCGCGAATCAAGAAGCTGTGCTTTCGACTCGTCAGAAAAATACCCTTTGTTGGTGCAACA ATCCAAAGCCAGCTCAACAAGGCTTTGGATGACATGTCTGCTAGTCTGTGTACCCTGAAGGAAGGGATGAGCTACACTAAGCAGCTGCCCTCTAAAGGCCTCTCCCAGAGCCAAGTGCTGGACAAGATCAGAGAGTATGAGACTCTGA ATGATGTGAAGTGGGAGAATGGATGTGTTTCGGGTGCAGTGTACTGGGGGGATGAGTCTCTGACCAATCTCCTGGTGAAG GTATATGGAGATTTTGCATGGAGCAACCCACTTCACCCTGACATTTTTCCTGGCGTAAGAAAGATGGAGGCGGAGGTTGTCAGAATGTCTTGCACACTTTTCCACGGTGGACCAAACTCCTGCGGCACA GTTACTTCAGGAGGAACTGAGAGCATACTGATGGCCTGCAAGGCGTACAGAGACATGGCGTATGAGCGTGGGGTCAAATACCCTGAAAT TCTTGCACCTGTGAGTGTCCATGCAGCCTTTGACAAAGCAGCACATTACTTTGGGATGAAGCTTGTTCATGTCCCACTCGACAAGAAAACCATGAAAGTAGACGTGAAG GCTATGAGGAGGGCCATCAACAAGAACACGGCCATGCTGGTGTGCTCGGCGCCTCAGTTTCCCCATGGCATCATGGATCCCGTTGAGGAAGTAGCCAAA CTGGCGGTGCGCTACAGCCTCCCGCTGCATGTGGATGCCTGTCTGGGAGGTTTCCTCATTGTCTTCATGGCCAAGGCTGGTTACCCACTGGCACCTTACGACTTCAGGGTAAAAGGTGTAACCAGCATCTCTGCAGACACCCACAAG TACGGTTACGCCCCTAAAGGCTCCTCAGTAATCCTCTACAGTGATAAAAAGTACCGGCACTACCAGTACTTTGTGGCTCCAGACTGGCAGGGGGGAATCTATGCCTCGCCCTCTGTCGCAGGCTCCAGGCCCGGAGGAATCATCGCCGCCTGCTGGGCAACCATGATGCACATGGGAGAGAATGGATACATAGACGCCACCAAGAAGATCATTAGCACAGCGCgcaaaatcaaaacaga aaCCTCCAAgattaaaggtgtgtttgtgtttggggaCCCCGAAGTGTCTGTGGTGGCAATAGGCTCTGatgtttttgatattttccGTCTGTCTAACGCACTTACAACAAAGGGCTGGAATCTGAACACACTGCAGTACCCATCCAG CATCCACATTTGTTGCACAGTCTTGCACACGCAGAAGGGGGTCGCCGATCAGTTTGTCAGTGATGTCAAAGAGCAGGTGGCCATCATCATGAAGAACCCCAAAGAGAAAACCACAGGAATG GGAGCGATCTACGGCATGGCGCAGTCCATCCCAGACAGATCCATGGTGACGGAGATCTCCCGAGGTTTCCTGGACTGTCTCTACAGCACTGAGGTGTCCGTGTCAAACACCAGCCACATGAACGGCAACGGCAAAGCCCACCACTGA
- the pcbd1 gene encoding pterin-4-alpha-carbinolamine dehydratase, whose amino-acid sequence MAGKIQSLSEEERAHLLPLLRNAQWVEVGTRDAIYKEFIFKDFNQAFGFMSRVALQAEKMDHHPEWFNVYNKVQITLSTHDCGGLSQRDITMATFIDQASLM is encoded by the exons ATG GCTGGTAAAATTCAGAgtctgtctgaggaggagagggccCACCTTCTCCCCCTGCTCCGCAACGCTCAGTGGGTGGAAGTCGGGACACGGGACGCCATTTACaaagagtttatttttaaagacttCAATCAG GCTTTTGGTTTCATGTCCAGAGTGGCTTTACAAGCTGAGAAGATGGACCATCATCCTGAATGGTTCAATGTCTATAATAAG GTCCAGATTACTCTCAGCACACATGACTGTGGGGGGCTGTCCCAGCGAGACATCACCATGGCCACCTTCATTGACCAGGCATCACTGATGTGA
- the sgpl1 gene encoding sphingosine-1-phosphate lyase 1 isoform X1, translating into MRAEDSKAGLLEVTFLRSRQKLGLSARLCIDKMDYWSALEVYKEMVLLYLEEGRRQVNTHCSDLEPWQIIGVTVITTLGAVWIKGFLFQQESLPSRIKKLCFRLVRKIPFVGATIQSQLNKALDDMSASLCTLKEGMSYTKQLPSKGLSQSQVLDKIREYETLNDVKWENGCVSGAVYWGDESLTNLLVKVYGDFAWSNPLHPDIFPGVRKMEAEVVRMSCTLFHGGPNSCGTVTSGGTESILMACKAYRDMAYERGVKYPEILAPVSVHAAFDKAAHYFGMKLVHVPLDKKTMKVDVKAMRRAINKNTAMLVCSAPQFPHGIMDPVEEVAKLAVRYSLPLHVDACLGGFLIVFMAKAGYPLAPYDFRVKGVTSISADTHKYGYAPKGSSVILYSDKKYRHYQYFVAPDWQGGIYASPSVAGSRPGGIIAACWATMMHMGENGYIDATKKIISTARKIKTETSKIKGVFVFGDPEVSVVAIGSDVFDIFRLSNALTTKGWNLNTLQYPSSIHICCTVLHTQKGVADQFVSDVKEQVAIIMKNPKEKTTGMGAIYGMAQSIPDRSMVTEISRGFLDCLYSTEVSVSNTSHMNGNGKAHH; encoded by the exons AGTGCCTTGGAGGTGTACAAGGAGATGGTGCTGCTGTACCTGGAGGAGGGCCGGCGGcaggtgaacacacactgctccGACCTGGAGCCATGGCAGATCATTGGCGTGACCGTCATCACCACTCTGGGAGCCGTCTGGATCAAAGGCTTCCTCTTCCAGCAAGAAA GTCTCCCGTCGCGAATCAAGAAGCTGTGCTTTCGACTCGTCAGAAAAATACCCTTTGTTGGTGCAACA ATCCAAAGCCAGCTCAACAAGGCTTTGGATGACATGTCTGCTAGTCTGTGTACCCTGAAGGAAGGGATGAGCTACACTAAGCAGCTGCCCTCTAAAGGCCTCTCCCAGAGCCAAGTGCTGGACAAGATCAGAGAGTATGAGACTCTGA ATGATGTGAAGTGGGAGAATGGATGTGTTTCGGGTGCAGTGTACTGGGGGGATGAGTCTCTGACCAATCTCCTGGTGAAG GTATATGGAGATTTTGCATGGAGCAACCCACTTCACCCTGACATTTTTCCTGGCGTAAGAAAGATGGAGGCGGAGGTTGTCAGAATGTCTTGCACACTTTTCCACGGTGGACCAAACTCCTGCGGCACA GTTACTTCAGGAGGAACTGAGAGCATACTGATGGCCTGCAAGGCGTACAGAGACATGGCGTATGAGCGTGGGGTCAAATACCCTGAAAT TCTTGCACCTGTGAGTGTCCATGCAGCCTTTGACAAAGCAGCACATTACTTTGGGATGAAGCTTGTTCATGTCCCACTCGACAAGAAAACCATGAAAGTAGACGTGAAG GCTATGAGGAGGGCCATCAACAAGAACACGGCCATGCTGGTGTGCTCGGCGCCTCAGTTTCCCCATGGCATCATGGATCCCGTTGAGGAAGTAGCCAAA CTGGCGGTGCGCTACAGCCTCCCGCTGCATGTGGATGCCTGTCTGGGAGGTTTCCTCATTGTCTTCATGGCCAAGGCTGGTTACCCACTGGCACCTTACGACTTCAGGGTAAAAGGTGTAACCAGCATCTCTGCAGACACCCACAAG TACGGTTACGCCCCTAAAGGCTCCTCAGTAATCCTCTACAGTGATAAAAAGTACCGGCACTACCAGTACTTTGTGGCTCCAGACTGGCAGGGGGGAATCTATGCCTCGCCCTCTGTCGCAGGCTCCAGGCCCGGAGGAATCATCGCCGCCTGCTGGGCAACCATGATGCACATGGGAGAGAATGGATACATAGACGCCACCAAGAAGATCATTAGCACAGCGCgcaaaatcaaaacaga aaCCTCCAAgattaaaggtgtgtttgtgtttggggaCCCCGAAGTGTCTGTGGTGGCAATAGGCTCTGatgtttttgatattttccGTCTGTCTAACGCACTTACAACAAAGGGCTGGAATCTGAACACACTGCAGTACCCATCCAG CATCCACATTTGTTGCACAGTCTTGCACACGCAGAAGGGGGTCGCCGATCAGTTTGTCAGTGATGTCAAAGAGCAGGTGGCCATCATCATGAAGAACCCCAAAGAGAAAACCACAGGAATG GGAGCGATCTACGGCATGGCGCAGTCCATCCCAGACAGATCCATGGTGACGGAGATCTCCCGAGGTTTCCTGGACTGTCTCTACAGCACTGAGGTGTCCGTGTCAAACACCAGCCACATGAACGGCAACGGCAAAGCCCACCACTGA